A genomic region of Ochotona princeps isolate mOchPri1 chromosome 17, mOchPri1.hap1, whole genome shotgun sequence contains the following coding sequences:
- the LOC131482436 gene encoding keratin-associated protein 9-2-like, with translation MTGSCCSPCCPPPCYSTTCCRTTCWKPACVSCCSSAPCCQPSCCRPTCCQTTCCRTSFQPSCTTSYHRTPCCQPSCCVASCCQPCCQPSCCRPSCCSSPCGQAGTCTPVYCTRTCYHPTCICLPSCCPPTRRLACCEPSCCRPSCCVSSCCQPSCC, from the coding sequence ATGACCGGCTCCTGCTGCTCCCCTTGCTGCCCACCCCCCTGCTACAGCACCACCTGCTGCAGGACCACCTGCTGGAAACCAGCCTGTGTGTCCTGCTGCAGCAGCGCcccctgctgccagcccagctgctgccgccCCACCTGCTGCCAAACCACCTGCTGCAGGACCAGCTTCCAGCCCTCCTGTACCACCAGCTACCACCGCACaccctgctgccagcccagctgctgtgtggccagctgctgccagccctgctgccagcccagctgctgcaggcccagctgctgcagctccccctgtggaCAGGCCGGCACCTGCACCCCTGTCTACTGCACCAGGACCTGCTACCATCCCACCTGCATctgcctgcccagctgctgcccaccTACCCGCCGCCTGGCTTGCTGTGAGCCCAGCTGCTGCCGCCCATCCTGCTGTGtgtccagctgctgccagccctcCTGCTGCTGA